From the Acidilutibacter cellobiosedens genome, one window contains:
- a CDS encoding class II aldolase/adducin family protein — translation MLEELKEKVVKIAKKADKSGMCKHKSGNFSIRDEKTGYVVITPSGVSREILAPEHISVVDLDDNVIEMKTEYKPSSEILMHLEIYKTRQDVMAVAHTHSRFATAFSVLGKEIPPIIYECNNCSKNGRIPVAPYGRPGTQVLAQNVADTLKYSDVCLMESHGAIAVGNDIEDAFLKAQYLEEIAEIYYITLTLNNLKEPNILPKEELEKWKYPSEVKFKTM, via the coding sequence ATGCTTGAAGAATTAAAAGAGAAGGTTGTTAAAATAGCGAAGAAAGCGGATAAATCGGGCATGTGTAAACATAAATCCGGTAACTTCAGTATAAGAGATGAAAAGACAGGATATGTCGTCATAACCCCTTCAGGAGTTTCAAGGGAGATTTTAGCTCCCGAACATATTTCCGTTGTTGATTTGGATGACAATGTAATAGAAATGAAAACGGAATATAAGCCTTCAAGTGAAATTTTGATGCATCTTGAAATCTATAAGACAAGACAGGATGTAATGGCAGTGGCCCATACTCATTCTCGCTTCGCGACTGCTTTTTCCGTTTTGGGGAAGGAAATACCTCCGATAATATATGAATGTAATAACTGTAGTAAAAACGGAAGGATACCTGTCGCACCTTATGGAAGGCCTGGAACTCAAGTTCTGGCACAAAATGTTGCAGATACATTGAAGTATAGCGACGTGTGTCTTATGGAAAGCCACGGAGCTATTGCAGTGGGAAATGATATAGAGGATGCATTTCTGAAGGCTCAGTATTTGGAAGAAATAGCGGAGATTTATTATATTACTTTAACTTTGAATAACTTAAAAGAACCTAATATTCTTCCCAAAGAAGAACTTGAAAAGTGGAAATATCCTTCAGAAGTAAAATTTAAGACAATGTAA
- a CDS encoding PTS sugar transporter subunit IIB yields the protein MKNKVVVATGTSHHKTEFAVDFIKDYCKKRKIDAEVKGVNVYEADFNALDPTVIVLIGPNNIKVNRPVVLGTAFVTKIGMEEVCEKIIGYLTK from the coding sequence ATGAAAAATAAGGTAGTAGTTGCTACAGGGACTTCACATCATAAAACAGAATTTGCAGTTGATTTTATAAAGGACTACTGTAAAAAAAGAAAAATTGATGCGGAGGTTAAAGGAGTTAACGTATATGAGGCTGACTTTAATGCTTTAGATCCCACTGTCATTGTTTTAATAGGACCTAATAATATTAAAGTTAATAGACCTGTTGTTTTAGGTACGGCTTTTGTAACTAAAATAGGAATGGAAGAAGTTTGCGAAAAAATTATTGGATATTTGACTAAATGA
- a CDS encoding PTS galactitol transporter subunit IIC — MYFLQAVKAGVNWILDLGAATMLPIIMIIFGLILGQGFKKSFKSGITIGIGFVGLNLVIGLLSESVGEAAQALIKSLGINLNIIDVGWPVGAAITFATPLAAILIPIIFIFNMILLYFNFTKTMDVDIWNYWHLIFPGAMVYYATNNNMILAIIATLINTVVIFKLADWTAPVVENYFGLPGISLPHGETVNFAPIMYTLNKIEDKIPFFNKIVINEKTINEKMGIFGEPLTIGLVLGILLGALGRYSLAKTLTLGVQMAAVMVLMPKMVGLLMEGLMPISEGARNFISKKFPGREVYIGLDAAVVIGNPSNMAVALLMVPITIILSVILPYNKMLPFADLAVLPFTVIWAVAATKGNVFRGLINSIITMCGVFYIATDLGALTTTLGHAVNFAFPKGATMISGIDMSCHVTLWILLKLISSKTFIIGLIALIIYAGMWIWTRNDIKKQYKQYSEN; from the coding sequence ATGTATTTTTTACAAGCTGTAAAAGCAGGTGTTAATTGGATTCTTGACTTAGGAGCAGCTACTATGCTGCCGATTATTATGATTATTTTCGGTTTAATTTTGGGACAAGGGTTTAAAAAGTCTTTTAAATCGGGGATAACTATAGGAATAGGTTTTGTCGGATTAAATCTGGTTATCGGATTATTGAGTGAATCTGTAGGAGAGGCAGCTCAGGCTTTAATTAAATCATTGGGAATTAATTTAAACATTATTGATGTAGGATGGCCTGTAGGAGCGGCTATAACTTTTGCCACACCATTGGCGGCTATCTTGATTCCAATTATTTTTATATTTAATATGATTCTGCTTTATTTTAATTTCACCAAAACGATGGATGTAGATATTTGGAATTATTGGCATTTGATATTTCCTGGAGCAATGGTATATTATGCAACAAATAATAATATGATTTTGGCCATAATAGCCACTTTAATAAATACCGTAGTTATATTTAAACTTGCGGATTGGACGGCACCCGTTGTTGAAAATTATTTCGGGCTTCCCGGCATCTCTCTGCCTCATGGGGAAACAGTCAACTTTGCCCCGATAATGTATACCTTAAATAAAATAGAAGATAAGATTCCATTTTTTAATAAAATAGTAATTAATGAAAAAACAATCAATGAAAAGATGGGTATATTTGGTGAGCCTCTTACAATCGGGCTTGTATTGGGAATACTGTTGGGAGCTTTGGGAAGGTATAGTTTAGCCAAAACATTGACCTTAGGAGTTCAGATGGCAGCAGTAATGGTCCTGATGCCTAAAATGGTAGGGCTTCTTATGGAAGGGTTGATGCCAATTTCCGAAGGAGCCAGGAATTTTATTTCCAAAAAGTTTCCGGGAAGAGAAGTTTATATAGGTTTAGACGCCGCAGTGGTCATTGGTAATCCTTCCAATATGGCCGTAGCATTGCTGATGGTACCTATTACCATAATATTATCGGTTATTTTACCTTATAATAAAATGTTGCCTTTTGCAGACTTGGCTGTTCTTCCCTTTACAGTTATCTGGGCAGTAGCAGCCACCAAAGGGAATGTTTTCAGAGGACTGATAAATTCAATTATAACGATGTGCGGGGTATTTTATATCGCAACAGATTTGGGAGCATTAACTACAACCTTAGGACATGCAGTAAATTTTGCTTTCCCGAAGGGCGCAACAATGATTTCCGGAATTGATATGAGCTGCCACGTTACATTATGGATATTGCTGAAATTGATTAGCAGCAAGACATTTATAATAGGATTGATTGCTTTAATTATATATGCTGGCATGTGGATATGGACTAGAAATGATATAAAGAAGCAATATAAACAATACAGCGAAAATTGA